One part of the Nostoc sp. PCC 7120 = FACHB-418 genome encodes these proteins:
- a CDS encoding response regulator, which produces MLMFSCESSTLKVLVVDDHELTRLTLQLAFSSQENIQVVGLASNGQEAIEMVRDSHPDVIVLDLQMPVMDGWSASGHIKAISPNTQILAYSSVEDTNLPDTKITSNFDDVCKKDVPTKELIALVRELGRRGGDSSISK; this is translated from the coding sequence ATGTTAATGTTCTCTTGTGAGTCCTCTACCTTAAAGGTTCTAGTGGTTGACGATCATGAACTGACTCGTTTAACCTTGCAATTAGCCTTTTCTAGTCAGGAAAATATCCAAGTAGTCGGTCTAGCCAGTAATGGTCAAGAAGCGATAGAAATGGTGAGAGACAGTCATCCTGATGTCATTGTTCTAGACTTACAAATGCCAGTCATGGACGGTTGGAGCGCTTCTGGTCATATTAAAGCCATTTCCCCTAACACGCAAATACTAGCTTATTCGTCAGTAGAGGATACAAATCTTCCTGACACAAAGATAACTTCTAACTTTGATGATGTTTGTAAAAAAGATGTGCCTACCAAGGAACTTATTGCTTTGGTAAGAGAATTGGGAAGACGTGGGGGGGATAGTTCCATTTCCAAATAA
- a CDS encoding DUF2854 domain-containing protein yields the protein MLRQISLGTIGLSIGSILTIMGFVAYAANNATLNLVGFFYGFPLLLGGLALKANELKPISFSQTTKESVLLLRQQQATVTQNKIRKDITRYCYGQNAHLDGALSYLGLSPSDEDRPIVTGLRETETNGAYTLILEFDSPEIPFSDWQQKQEKMTKYFGPGVEIKITQVDEDKIELALITLSQEPIAQSIANN from the coding sequence ATGTTACGCCAAATCTCTTTGGGAACAATTGGTTTAAGCATCGGCAGCATATTAACCATCATGGGGTTTGTTGCCTATGCTGCAAATAATGCCACACTAAACCTGGTCGGATTCTTTTATGGGTTTCCTTTACTTTTAGGAGGACTAGCTCTCAAGGCTAACGAACTCAAGCCCATATCTTTTAGCCAGACGACAAAAGAGTCAGTGTTACTCTTGCGCCAACAGCAAGCGACTGTGACCCAAAATAAAATCCGTAAAGATATCACTCGATATTGTTACGGACAGAATGCTCACTTAGATGGAGCGCTGTCTTACTTAGGTTTAAGTCCTTCAGATGAAGACAGACCCATAGTTACAGGTCTACGGGAAACAGAAACTAATGGTGCTTATACCCTAATTTTGGAATTTGACTCGCCTGAAATACCATTCAGTGATTGGCAACAAAAGCAAGAAAAAATGACTAAGTACTTTGGGCCAGGAGTTGAGATAAAAATTACTCAAGTGGATGAAGATAAAATCGAATTAGCCCTGATTACTCTTAGTCAAGAGCCAATAGCTCAAAGTATCGCCAATAACTAA
- a CDS encoding chlororespiratory reduction protein 7: MPDPLMYQQDNFVVLETNQPEQFLTTIELLEKLKGELEKISFSDLPLELQKLDSLPAQAQHLIDTSCELDVGAGKYLQWYAVRLEK, from the coding sequence ATGCCAGATCCGTTAATGTATCAACAGGATAACTTTGTTGTCTTAGAAACCAACCAACCGGAACAGTTTCTCACCACAATAGAATTACTAGAAAAGCTCAAGGGGGAATTAGAAAAAATTAGTTTTTCGGATTTACCCCTTGAGCTACAAAAATTAGATTCTTTGCCAGCCCAAGCCCAACACTTGATCGATACCAGTTGTGAGTTAGATGTAGGCGCGGGAAAATATTTACAATGGTACGCAGTGCGGCTAGAAAAGTAA
- a CDS encoding response regulator has protein sequence MSGISPYSLSKKPPVILVADDDKTIRMLLREAMEKEGYRVVEVTDGKQCLDAYEAVKPDIVLLDAMMPVMDGFTCCKQLLQIARNNLITALANLDTDSGLGNTVISRLWERTPILMITSLNDAESVDRAFEAGATDYITKPIHWAVLRQRLRRLLQQAQVYKQLEAANMALQHLANVDGLTGLANRRRFDNYLNTQWINLVQEGAPLSLILCDIDYFKFYNDQYGHPTGDICLQKVGAVLSYKAQKHQDLVARYGGEEFAVVMPYTHAKGAIYVAHAIQTSVRDLQIAHDKSAVSQHITLSMGVATITPTWESSPSDLIAAADKALYKAKESGRNRICQWEDSQ, from the coding sequence ATGTCAGGCATAAGCCCATATTCTCTTTCTAAAAAACCTCCCGTAATTTTGGTGGCTGATGATGACAAGACCATCCGAATGCTGTTGCGTGAAGCTATGGAAAAAGAAGGCTATCGAGTGGTAGAGGTTACAGATGGTAAACAGTGTCTAGACGCTTATGAGGCTGTTAAACCAGATATAGTGTTGCTAGATGCTATGATGCCTGTAATGGATGGTTTTACGTGCTGTAAACAATTACTACAAATTGCTAGAAATAATCTAATTACCGCGTTGGCAAATTTAGATACTGATTCTGGCTTAGGAAATACGGTGATATCTAGATTGTGGGAACGTACACCTATCCTGATGATCACTAGTTTAAATGATGCAGAATCTGTTGATCGTGCTTTTGAAGCTGGCGCAACTGATTATATTACTAAGCCAATTCATTGGGCTGTGTTGCGCCAACGCTTACGAAGATTACTACAGCAAGCACAAGTGTATAAACAGTTAGAAGCTGCGAACATGGCCTTACAGCACTTAGCCAATGTGGATGGTTTAACTGGATTAGCTAATCGCCGCCGCTTTGATAATTATTTAAATACGCAGTGGATTAACTTGGTACAGGAAGGCGCTCCCTTGTCTTTGATTTTGTGTGATATTGATTATTTTAAATTTTATAATGACCAGTACGGACATCCGACTGGGGATATTTGTTTACAAAAAGTAGGTGCGGTTTTAAGCTACAAGGCTCAGAAACACCAGGATTTAGTTGCCCGTTATGGTGGGGAAGAATTTGCCGTGGTTATGCCATACACTCATGCAAAAGGAGCGATTTATGTTGCCCATGCCATACAAACCAGTGTCAGAGATTTGCAAATTGCCCACGATAAATCTGCTGTGAGTCAACATATTACTCTCAGCATGGGTGTTGCGACTATAACTCCTACCTGGGAATCTTCACCTTCTGATTTGATTGCGGCGGCAGATAAAGCACTTTATAAAGCTAAGGAATCAGGACGGAACCGTATTTGTCAATGGGAAGATAGTCAATAG
- a CDS encoding histidine kinase encodes MLKHDSMQVSQDQPIYSEAPLQLLLFVDGRPKSKQQVQRIRAYLKDLQAEYNFELQIIDVGQQPYLAEHFKLVATPALIKIHPEPRQILAGSNIITQLKNLWPRWQAAADTYAKLQEDLQERVDDNGRVAQPQSTINSVAVSAELLRLSDEIFNLKQEKEKLLEQLQFKDRVIAMLVHDLRNPLTAAAIAIETLQSNYNPDIGQFQRLKPALVVNLLRQARTQAKTIDKMIADLLQVGRGTDTELIIIPQKTEIGLLCLEVLGELRDRYTTKAQKVETDIPQDLPCVYADPERIRQVLINLLDNAIKYTPEGGTISIAGLHRTTQKVQFSIGDTGPGIPSDNRERIFENHYRLERDEAKEGYGIGLSLCQRIIRAHYGQIWVDSNPHGGAWFHFTLPVYPS; translated from the coding sequence GTGCTGAAACACGATTCCATGCAAGTTTCCCAGGATCAGCCTATTTATTCTGAGGCTCCACTCCAGCTGTTATTGTTCGTCGATGGACGACCCAAGTCCAAACAGCAGGTGCAGCGTATCCGTGCTTACTTAAAAGACTTGCAGGCTGAGTATAACTTTGAACTTCAAATCATTGATGTCGGGCAACAACCATACTTGGCAGAACATTTTAAGTTAGTAGCAACACCAGCTCTAATTAAAATTCATCCAGAACCCAGGCAGATTTTAGCCGGTAGTAACATCATCACCCAACTGAAAAATTTGTGGCCGCGCTGGCAAGCAGCAGCAGATACCTATGCAAAGTTGCAAGAGGACTTGCAAGAACGTGTAGATGATAATGGCCGGGTGGCACAACCTCAATCAACTATCAATTCTGTCGCTGTTTCGGCAGAGCTGTTACGGCTTTCAGACGAAATATTCAATCTCAAACAAGAGAAAGAAAAACTACTAGAGCAGTTACAGTTTAAAGACCGCGTAATTGCCATGTTAGTTCATGACCTCCGCAATCCCCTCACAGCAGCAGCGATCGCTATCGAAACCCTACAATCTAACTACAACCCAGATATCGGCCAATTTCAACGCTTAAAACCCGCCTTAGTAGTCAACCTATTAAGACAAGCCCGCACTCAAGCTAAAACAATTGATAAAATGATTGCGGATCTTTTACAAGTGGGTCGCGGTACTGATACCGAGCTAATTATTATACCACAAAAAACGGAAATAGGGTTACTCTGTTTAGAAGTACTAGGAGAATTGCGCGATCGCTATACCACCAAAGCGCAAAAAGTAGAAACAGACATTCCCCAAGATTTGCCCTGTGTCTATGCCGACCCCGAACGCATCCGCCAAGTACTGATAAATCTGCTAGATAATGCTATAAAATATACTCCAGAAGGCGGCACAATTAGTATTGCTGGACTACACCGTACTACCCAAAAAGTCCAATTTAGCATTGGCGATACCGGCCCCGGTATTCCCAGCGACAATCGAGAGCGTATATTTGAAAACCACTATCGCTTAGAACGAGATGAAGCCAAAGAAGGCTACGGTATCGGTCTTTCTTTATGCCAACGCATAATACGCGCCCACTATGGTCAAATTTGGGTAGACTCCAACCCCCACGGTGGAGCGTGGTTCCACTTCACGTTACCCGTTTATCCATCTTAG
- a CDS encoding AMP-dependent synthetase/ligase has product MTNSQPGYSLLSDITKEQSKEIQRLVDYTNVESLPEIWPIAGKKFGETLALYNPHAKPEVKITYQQLADKIQLFASGLQALGVQAGDRISLIADNSPRWFIADQGIMTAGAVDAVRSSQAEKEELLYIVAHSGSTALVVEDLKTFNKLQDRLHDLPIQVVVILTDETPPTEQSLKVLNFLQLIEVGKNHTFVPVKRKRNELATLIYTSGTTGKPKGVMLSYSNLLHQVTTFRVVVQPKVGDTALSILPSWHSYERTVEYYLLSQGCTQIYTNLRSVKADLKQYKPNYMVAVPRLWESIYEGVQKQFREQPANKQRLIKFLLGMSEKYIKAQRIAQGTSLDHLHASSLERLIAKVLEFAFLPFHVLGQKLVYGKVKEATGGRFKQVISGGGALPKHIDTFFEIIGVQILQGYGLTETSPVTNVRRPWRNFIGTSGQPIPGTEVKIVDPETRQPLPVGKRGLVLLKGPQVMQGYYQNPEATAKAIDPQGWFDSGDLGWVTPDNELVLTGRAKDTIVLSNGENIEPQPIEDACLRSPYIDQIMLVGQDQRSIGALIVPNVEALAKWAESQNLVLSVEDDNLTSSSSQKINLESKMIQGLFRQELNREVQNRPGYRPDDRVGPFKLILEPFSIENGLMTQTLKLRRHVVTERYRDIINAMFA; this is encoded by the coding sequence ATGACTAACAGTCAACCAGGATATTCATTACTATCCGATATTACAAAGGAACAAAGTAAAGAAATACAACGCTTAGTAGATTATACAAATGTAGAGTCTTTACCAGAAATTTGGCCGATAGCTGGGAAGAAATTTGGTGAGACTTTAGCTCTTTACAATCCCCATGCTAAACCAGAGGTAAAGATTACTTATCAACAACTAGCAGACAAAATCCAGCTATTTGCTTCTGGATTACAAGCATTGGGAGTTCAAGCAGGCGATCGCATCTCCCTAATAGCTGATAATAGTCCTCGGTGGTTCATTGCCGATCAAGGGATTATGACAGCCGGTGCAGTGGATGCGGTGCGTAGTTCCCAAGCCGAAAAGGAAGAATTACTTTATATTGTCGCTCATAGTGGCAGCACAGCTTTAGTTGTCGAAGATTTAAAGACATTCAATAAGCTGCAAGATAGACTCCACGACCTACCAATTCAAGTGGTAGTCATACTTACCGACGAAACACCACCGACAGAACAAAGCCTCAAAGTATTGAACTTTCTTCAGTTAATCGAAGTTGGTAAAAATCATACTTTTGTCCCAGTCAAACGCAAACGCAACGAACTGGCGACATTAATTTATACCTCTGGAACCACGGGAAAACCCAAAGGTGTAATGCTCAGTTATAGCAATCTCTTACATCAGGTCACAACCTTCCGAGTAGTAGTACAACCCAAAGTAGGTGATACGGCTCTCAGCATTTTACCTAGTTGGCACAGCTACGAACGGACTGTGGAATATTATTTATTGTCTCAAGGTTGCACACAAATTTATACAAATTTGCGCTCAGTTAAAGCTGACCTGAAACAATATAAACCCAACTACATGGTTGCTGTACCGCGTCTGTGGGAATCGATTTATGAAGGAGTGCAGAAGCAGTTCCGCGAACAGCCAGCAAACAAACAACGGCTGATTAAGTTTTTATTGGGCATGAGTGAAAAATATATCAAAGCCCAAAGAATTGCTCAAGGTACAAGTTTAGATCATCTCCATGCTTCATCGTTGGAACGATTAATCGCTAAGGTACTAGAATTTGCTTTTTTACCCTTCCATGTTTTAGGACAAAAGTTAGTGTATGGCAAAGTCAAGGAAGCAACAGGAGGAAGATTTAAACAAGTAATTAGCGGTGGCGGTGCATTACCAAAACACATCGACACATTTTTTGAAATTATTGGCGTGCAGATTTTGCAAGGTTATGGTTTAACCGAAACATCCCCAGTCACCAACGTGCGCCGTCCCTGGCGTAATTTTATCGGGACATCCGGACAACCAATTCCCGGCACAGAAGTTAAAATCGTAGACCCTGAGACTCGCCAGCCTTTACCTGTTGGAAAACGAGGCTTGGTGTTATTGAAAGGGCCACAAGTCATGCAAGGCTATTACCAAAACCCAGAAGCAACTGCAAAAGCCATTGATCCTCAAGGTTGGTTTGATAGCGGTGACTTGGGTTGGGTAACACCAGATAATGAACTTGTGCTAACTGGCAGAGCAAAAGATACGATTGTTTTGTCCAATGGGGAAAATATCGAACCGCAGCCAATTGAGGATGCTTGTTTGCGATCGCCCTACATTGATCAGATTATGCTAGTGGGACAAGACCAACGTAGCATCGGTGCTTTAATTGTCCCCAACGTGGAAGCTTTGGCAAAGTGGGCAGAAAGCCAGAATCTCGTCTTGAGTGTAGAGGATGATAATTTAACCTCCTCATCCAGTCAAAAAATTAACCTGGAGAGTAAAATGATCCAGGGTTTATTTCGGCAAGAATTGAATCGGGAAGTGCAGAACCGTCCAGGTTATCGCCCAGATGACCGTGTTGGGCCGTTTAAACTGATTCTGGAGCCATTTTCCATTGAAAACGGCTTAATGACACAAACGCTGAAACTCCGGCGACACGTTGTCACAGAACGCTACCGCGATATTATCAACGCCATGTTTGCCTGA
- a CDS encoding YlqD family protein, producing MTDVSNPQLLLKRVVNVKVIVTPLWKEEVQQQLQAQINQLDQQLQQLDQEGQRAIAAIQKQSLQPPGPQTLQQIDNIQLQVNQKKSELLEQKNQMLQNLQQVQLLELDQEVNQFQMEGFFRVERGDNLISKMQVEIVIRDGVVEDIRGDI from the coding sequence ATGACAGATGTCTCCAACCCTCAATTGTTGCTAAAGCGTGTCGTTAACGTCAAAGTTATCGTCACTCCCCTCTGGAAAGAGGAAGTACAACAGCAATTGCAAGCACAAATTAACCAACTTGATCAACAATTACAACAATTAGATCAAGAAGGACAAAGAGCGATCGCCGCTATTCAAAAGCAAAGTCTCCAGCCACCAGGGCCCCAAACCCTGCAACAAATTGACAATATTCAACTCCAAGTCAATCAAAAGAAAAGCGAACTTCTAGAACAAAAAAATCAAATGCTGCAAAACCTCCAGCAAGTACAATTGCTTGAGTTAGATCAAGAAGTCAATCAATTCCAGATGGAAGGTTTCTTCCGTGTCGAACGGGGAGATAACTTGATTAGCAAAATGCAGGTAGAAATCGTCATCCGCGATGGTGTTGTAGAAGATATTCGTGGCGACATTTAA
- a CDS encoding dihydrolipoamide acetyltransferase family protein, translating into MSIHEIFMPALSSTMTEGKIVSWVKSPGDKVEKGETVVVVESDKADMDVETFYEGFLAHIIVEAGDSAPVGAAIAYVAETEAEIEAAKSLGSSGAAAATPPAAPQPVATTAAVGVPATSQNGSNHREGRLIASPRARKLAKELKVDLTSLKGSGPYGRIVADDIESAVGKVKQPATTPSAPTPTFTPAAPPAPRTPAPAPAPIAAAPGQVVPFNTLQNAVIRNMVASLDVPVFRVGYTITTDGLDKLYKQIKSKGVTMTALLAKAVAVTLQKHPLLNASYSDQGLVYHPDINVAVAVAMDGGGLITPVLKNADKIDIYSLSRTWKSLVDKARSKQLQPDEYTGGNFTLSNLGMFGVDTFDAILPPGQGSILAIGASRPQLVATGDGLFGVKQQMQVNITSDHRIIYGADAAAFLQDLAKLIETDAQSLTL; encoded by the coding sequence ATGAGCATTCACGAAATCTTCATGCCGGCGCTGAGTTCCACCATGACCGAAGGCAAAATTGTCTCCTGGGTGAAATCGCCAGGCGATAAAGTGGAAAAAGGCGAAACAGTGGTGGTTGTCGAGTCAGACAAAGCAGATATGGATGTAGAAACCTTTTATGAAGGTTTTCTCGCCCACATCATTGTAGAAGCTGGTGATAGCGCACCTGTAGGAGCTGCGATCGCTTACGTAGCGGAAACCGAAGCCGAAATCGAAGCCGCTAAGTCTTTAGGCAGTTCTGGTGCTGCTGCGGCTACCCCTCCGGCCGCCCCTCAACCAGTCGCAACTACCGCCGCCGTAGGTGTACCAGCCACATCACAAAATGGCTCTAACCACCGTGAGGGTAGGCTTATAGCTTCACCCCGCGCCCGCAAATTGGCAAAAGAACTGAAAGTTGATTTGACAAGTCTCAAAGGTAGTGGCCCCTACGGTCGCATTGTTGCCGATGACATAGAATCTGCTGTTGGTAAAGTCAAGCAACCAGCCACGACACCATCTGCACCCACACCCACCTTTACCCCAGCCGCACCCCCAGCACCCCGCACTCCAGCACCAGCGCCTGCACCAATAGCGGCTGCACCTGGGCAAGTAGTACCATTTAATACCCTACAAAACGCTGTCATTCGCAACATGGTGGCGAGCCTTGATGTACCCGTGTTCCGTGTGGGTTACACAATCACCACCGATGGCTTAGACAAACTTTACAAACAAATTAAATCCAAAGGCGTAACCATGACAGCGCTACTGGCGAAAGCTGTGGCGGTGACATTACAAAAACATCCTTTATTAAATGCCAGCTATTCAGATCAAGGTCTTGTTTATCATCCTGACATCAATGTTGCGGTAGCTGTAGCGATGGATGGTGGCGGTTTAATTACACCAGTGTTAAAAAATGCCGACAAGATAGATATCTACTCCCTATCACGTACTTGGAAATCTCTAGTAGACAAAGCCAGGAGCAAACAACTACAACCAGACGAATACACTGGTGGTAATTTTACCCTGTCAAACTTGGGGATGTTTGGTGTCGATACATTTGATGCCATTTTACCCCCAGGACAAGGTTCAATTTTAGCGATCGGTGCATCTCGTCCCCAATTGGTAGCTACAGGCGATGGTTTATTTGGTGTCAAACAACAAATGCAGGTAAATATTACATCTGATCACCGGATTATTTACGGTGCTGATGCTGCCGCATTTTTACAAGATTTAGCCAAGTTGATTGAAACTGATGCTCAATCTTTGACACTGTAA
- a CDS encoding tetratricopeptide repeat protein, which yields MKQKSQMETRFVKPLSCLTLSIITTIGILPPATAQETSPAKSACEQVLSNAEQKPLTKQVQKLAQFADPQQERSQMIQQANALFSQGDLPGAEENLCKFLKKYSDDAFGHFQLGNVFFRGKKVEAAISAYQEAIRLRSRYAVAYNALGIVYASQSRWSEAIVQYQKALEINPDYGDALTNVALALWQTNKKDEALASLEKALNIFKKQNRNEKANQVEQLLQRIKNSDDNLS from the coding sequence ATGAAGCAAAAAAGCCAGATGGAAACAAGATTTGTTAAACCTCTTAGCTGTCTAACGCTGAGTATCATTACAACCATTGGTATATTGCCTCCCGCAACAGCACAGGAAACTTCCCCAGCGAAATCAGCCTGTGAGCAAGTTTTAAGCAACGCAGAACAAAAACCGCTCACCAAACAAGTACAAAAACTGGCACAGTTTGCAGATCCCCAACAAGAGCGATCGCAAATGATTCAACAAGCTAATGCGCTATTTAGTCAAGGTGATTTACCAGGTGCAGAAGAAAACCTGTGTAAATTCCTGAAAAAATACTCAGATGATGCCTTCGGACACTTTCAATTAGGCAATGTATTTTTCCGTGGGAAAAAAGTAGAAGCTGCAATCAGTGCCTATCAAGAAGCCATTCGCCTCAGATCGCGGTACGCCGTGGCTTACAATGCACTAGGCATAGTTTATGCTAGTCAAAGTCGCTGGAGTGAGGCGATCGTACAATATCAAAAAGCTTTGGAAATTAATCCCGATTATGGCGATGCTTTAACTAACGTCGCTTTGGCATTGTGGCAAACAAATAAAAAAGATGAAGCACTAGCTTCTTTAGAAAAAGCTTTAAATATTTTCAAAAAACAGAACAGAAACGAAAAAGCTAACCAAGTCGAACAATTATTGCAGAGAATCAAAAACTCTGATGATAATCTTTCATAA
- a CDS encoding DUF1565 domain-containing protein, with protein MKHQGFNFSSLRNLFSVLSLPTGITALLVASSGFMLVPSGVNASAAPTLTAQVPTTAPVIYVNPTTGADTASGGTTAATPYKTITFALNQAQPGAIIQLAPGNYSSETGEQFPLILKPGVTLQGDESTRGQGVLITGGGFYTSRTFARQDITILANNDTTIAGITATNPNQRGTAVWVESSNPTIRNNTFTNSVREGVFVTGTGNPKIQGNIFIQNKGNGISVARSAQGEISNNLFQDTGFGIAIGGTSTPLVAENQIVQNQDGLYISETAKPVLRKNVIQNNKRDGIVATVNAQPDLGTSENPGGNLIRSNGRYDVNNATRTVRILAVGNDIDQKKIFGQVDFVAATVEPPPSGQGTAFTDVATNYWAKGYIEALASQNIIAGFPDGTFRPNEPVTRAQFATIITKALTPQAKRNAINFRDVSSNFWAFAAIQAAYRSQFVSGYPDGTFKPQQEIPRVQALVSLANGLGLTANNQNVISIYSDAGQIPGYAVGPVAAATTRQLVINYPTVSQLNPNRPATRAEIAAFVYQALVNAGRAQPLPSSYLVQVPQ; from the coding sequence ATGAAACATCAGGGGTTTAACTTTTCTTCCTTAAGAAATTTATTCTCGGTTTTATCCTTACCAACTGGAATCACAGCTTTATTAGTTGCTTCTAGCGGGTTCATGCTAGTACCTAGTGGAGTTAATGCTAGTGCTGCGCCAACGTTGACAGCGCAGGTTCCCACGACAGCGCCAGTAATTTATGTCAATCCAACAACTGGTGCAGATACGGCTAGCGGTGGTACGACAGCAGCAACACCCTACAAAACAATTACCTTTGCGCTCAATCAAGCCCAACCAGGGGCGATTATTCAATTAGCACCCGGAAACTATAGCAGTGAAACTGGGGAACAATTCCCCTTAATTCTCAAACCAGGGGTGACGCTACAAGGTGATGAATCTACTAGAGGTCAAGGTGTCTTAATTACAGGTGGTGGTTTCTATACCAGCCGTACCTTCGCCAGACAAGATATTACCATTTTGGCTAATAACGATACCACGATCGCCGGCATCACCGCCACCAACCCCAATCAACGTGGTACTGCTGTGTGGGTAGAATCCAGCAATCCCACCATTAGAAACAATACTTTTACCAATAGTGTTAGGGAAGGCGTTTTTGTCACTGGTACAGGAAACCCCAAAATTCAAGGTAATATTTTTATCCAAAACAAGGGTAATGGAATTTCTGTAGCCAGATCAGCTCAAGGAGAGATTAGTAATAACTTATTCCAAGATACTGGTTTTGGGATTGCGATCGGTGGTACTTCCACGCCTTTAGTAGCAGAAAACCAAATTGTACAGAACCAAGACGGTCTATACATCTCAGAGACAGCCAAGCCTGTTTTGCGTAAGAATGTTATTCAAAACAATAAACGGGATGGCATAGTAGCAACCGTTAATGCTCAACCAGACCTTGGTACTAGTGAAAATCCTGGTGGTAATTTAATCCGCAGTAACGGTCGTTATGATGTAAACAACGCCACCAGAACAGTCCGCATTTTGGCTGTGGGTAATGATATTGACCAGAAAAAGATTTTTGGTCAGGTCGATTTCGTCGCTGCTACTGTTGAACCACCACCTTCTGGTCAAGGTACAGCCTTTACGGACGTAGCCACAAATTACTGGGCAAAAGGTTACATTGAAGCCTTAGCTTCCCAAAATATTATTGCGGGTTTTCCTGACGGCACTTTTAGACCCAATGAGCCTGTCACCCGCGCCCAATTTGCCACTATTATCACCAAAGCCTTAACACCACAAGCTAAACGCAACGCCATTAATTTCCGAGATGTCAGCAGCAATTTCTGGGCTTTTGCAGCAATTCAAGCTGCATATCGGAGTCAATTTGTCTCCGGTTATCCCGATGGTACATTCAAACCACAGCAGGAAATTCCCAGAGTCCAAGCATTGGTGTCTTTAGCTAATGGACTAGGCTTAACTGCTAACAATCAAAATGTCATCTCTATCTATTCTGATGCTGGTCAAATTCCTGGTTATGCAGTTGGGCCAGTTGCAGCTGCTACCACAAGGCAATTAGTGATTAACTATCCTACAGTTAGTCAACTCAATCCTAATCGTCCAGCTACCAGAGCAGAAATTGCTGCCTTTGTTTACCAAGCATTAGTCAATGCTGGACGCGCACAACCACTGCCATCATCTTACCTAGTTCAAGTTCCCCAATAA
- a CDS encoding DUF3493 domain-containing protein, giving the protein MVEPNPKKRLNPEQYARLKAEMATPYRGLRQLFYIGFGASGFIGAFIFFFQLLAGRDVETALPNFALQVGVVGLMIFLWRWEQSRQKP; this is encoded by the coding sequence ATGGTAGAACCTAATCCCAAAAAGCGTTTGAATCCTGAACAATATGCCCGCCTGAAAGCAGAGATGGCGACCCCATATCGTGGCTTACGGCAACTTTTCTATATTGGTTTTGGTGCTTCTGGCTTTATAGGGGCATTTATCTTCTTTTTTCAACTACTAGCCGGGCGAGATGTGGAAACTGCTTTACCTAACTTCGCTCTGCAAGTAGGAGTTGTGGGGCTGATGATTTTTCTCTGGCGTTGGGAACAAAGCCGCCAAAAGCCATAA
- a CDS encoding IS5 family transposase (programmed frameshift), protein MRRKSYSTDLNDSEWAILAPLIPPAKCGGHPRTTDMREVCNAIYYHLKTGCQWDMLPGDFPPSSTVYSYYRKWQKRGIWEQMNHTLRDQVRQKMGKSTQPTAIAADSQSVKTTGKKGDVYGFDGGKKVKGRKRQTLVDSLGLLLKVVVSEANAGERLLAAYTLMELLEERPELLEKVEVIWVDSGYDGDKFALSVWLMIQAHVEVIRRTNQEFQVLPKRWVVERTFGWLNQYRRLSKDYERLPEMSEAAIYAVMTRIMLRRLVV, encoded by the exons ATGAGACGAAAGTCTTATTCTACAGACCTTAATGACTCAGAATGGGCAATTTTAGCTCCTTTGATTCCACCCGCTAAATGCGGTGGGCATCCCCGAACAACTGATATGCGAGAAGTATGCAACGCTATCTACTACCATCTGAAAACAGGTTGTCAGTGGGATATGCTTCCAGGGGATTTTCCTCCTAGTTCAACTGTTTACAGCTACTATCGTAAATGGCAAAAACGAGGTATCTGGGAGCAAATGAATCATACTTTGCGCGATCAAGTTCGTCAAAAAATGGGGAAGTCAACTCAACCCACGGCGATCGCGGCAGACAGCCAGTCGGTAAAAACGACTG GAAAAAAGGGGGATGTGTACGGTTTTGATGGTGGCAAGAAGGTAAAAGGACGAAAGCGGCAAACTTTGGTTGATAGTCTGGGACTTTTGTTAAAAGTGGTTGTAAGTGAAGCAAATGCTGGAGAAAGATTACTTGCCGCCTATACTTTGATGGAACTGTTAGAAGAGCGTCCAGAATTACTGGAAAAAGTTGAAGTCATCTGGGTTGATTCCGGCTATGACGGTGATAAATTTGCGCTCTCTGTTTGGCTGATGATTCAAGCTCATGTTGAGGTAATCCGGCGTACTAATCAAGAATTTCAGGTTTTGCCCAAACGGTGGGTAGTAGAAAGAACATTTGGCTGGTTAAACCAGTACCGTCGTCTCAGTAAGGATTATGAGCGTCTCCCAGAAATGAGTGAGGCTGCCATATATGCCGTTATGACTCGTATTATGCTACGTCGTCTAGTCGTCTAA